The following are encoded in a window of Blattabacterium cuenoti genomic DNA:
- the odhB gene encoding 2-oxoglutarate dehydrogenase complex dihydrolipoyllysine-residue succinyltransferase, whose amino-acid sequence MIIKVKVPSPGESITEVEVASWLVKDGDYVSKNQVIAEIDSDKATLEISAEENGVISSMVEKGKRIQVGEVLCIIDTSKKKPIYNNDNSKLLNSHEEEIQKKQNIIKKIPSPASKKILSEKEISIEFIHGTGKQGRITKKDCILDEFTTIDSSSSSIVEDGPPTYKSREKKIIPLSSLRRKLSERLVSVKNQTAMLTTFNEVDMQEIFLIRKKYKNIFKEKHGVNLGFMSFFTLSCVRALKLYPDVNAMISGSEKINFEYYDISIAISGPKGLMVPVIKNAEYLSFLGIEKEIHRLSTRVRNGKITINEMTGGTFTITNGGVFGSILSTPIINPPQSAILGIHKVVERPVVINGSIKIRPVMYLALSYDHRIIDGRESVGFLVSVKEAIENPIKFLMEGSENNIHRILEL is encoded by the coding sequence ATGATAATCAAAGTCAAGGTTCCTTCTCCAGGAGAATCTATTACAGAGGTAGAGGTCGCCTCATGGTTGGTTAAAGATGGAGATTACGTATCTAAAAATCAAGTAATAGCTGAAATTGATTCAGATAAGGCTACTTTAGAAATTTCTGCGGAAGAAAATGGGGTTATTTCCTCAATGGTAGAAAAAGGAAAAAGAATACAAGTTGGAGAAGTTCTATGTATTATAGACACTTCTAAAAAAAAACCCATTTACAACAATGACAATTCTAAATTGTTAAATTCTCATGAAGAAGAAATACAAAAAAAACAGAACATAATAAAAAAAATTCCTTCCCCAGCATCAAAAAAAATCTTATCAGAAAAAGAGATTTCCATAGAATTTATTCATGGAACTGGAAAACAGGGAAGAATTACAAAAAAAGATTGTATTCTTGATGAATTTACTACAATTGATAGTTCTTCCTCTTCTATCGTAGAAGATGGTCCCCCTACTTACAAGTCTCGTGAAAAAAAAATTATTCCTCTTTCTTCTTTAAGAAGAAAACTCTCTGAAAGATTGGTGTCTGTAAAAAATCAAACGGCCATGTTGACCACTTTTAATGAAGTGGATATGCAGGAAATTTTTCTTATAAGGAAAAAGTATAAAAATATTTTTAAGGAAAAACATGGAGTGAATTTGGGTTTCATGTCTTTTTTTACTCTCTCTTGTGTAAGAGCATTAAAATTATATCCAGATGTTAATGCGATGATTAGTGGATCAGAAAAGATTAATTTTGAATATTATGATATTAGTATTGCTATATCTGGACCTAAAGGACTAATGGTTCCTGTTATTAAAAATGCTGAATATCTATCCTTTCTGGGAATAGAAAAGGAAATTCATAGATTATCTACACGTGTTCGTAATGGAAAAATTACGATAAATGAAATGACGGGTGGAACTTTTACCATCACTAATGGCGGAGTATTTGGGTCGATTCTTTCTACTCCAATAATAAATCCACCACAAAGTGCTATTTTAGGAATTCATAAAGTAGTAGAAAGACCTGTGGTTATTAATGGATCAATAAAAATACGTCCTGTAATGTATCTGGCTTTATCTTATGATCATAGAATTATTGATGGAAGAGAATCTGTTGGATTTTTAGTTTCTGTAAAAGAAGCAATAGAAAATCCAATAAAATTTTTAATGGAAGGAAGTGAAAATAATATTCATAGAATATTAGAATTATAA
- a CDS encoding alpha/beta hydrolase: protein MFSNKLSIKHIIKKPINKKDSPPLFLMIHGYGSNEKDLFSLHKDIPEKFFIISIQGIYSMNKEKYSWYEIDFQDKKKFINISQAKDTIEKISFFIDEAIEKYKLNKNKVWLCGFSQGAILSYAIALKKPNQVKRVIALSGYFEKNLFPKEEICENSYADLKFFISHGKYDTVIPIHWVKKGLSFLKNRQILSLHYKEYNSGHVLCDSNYQDLIHWIKKH from the coding sequence ATGTTTTCAAATAAACTTTCTATTAAACATATTATAAAAAAACCAATAAATAAAAAAGATTCTCCTCCTCTTTTTTTAATGATTCACGGATATGGAAGTAATGAAAAGGATCTTTTTTCCTTGCATAAGGATATTCCAGAAAAATTTTTTATAATCAGTATTCAAGGAATATATTCCATGAATAAAGAAAAATATTCATGGTATGAAATTGATTTTCAGGACAAAAAGAAATTTATAAATATTTCACAGGCTAAAGATACAATTGAAAAAATATCTTTTTTTATAGATGAAGCCATTGAAAAATATAAATTAAACAAAAATAAGGTATGGTTATGCGGATTTAGTCAAGGAGCTATTTTAAGTTATGCTATCGCTTTAAAAAAACCTAATCAAGTAAAAAGGGTTATAGCTTTAAGTGGTTATTTCGAGAAAAATCTTTTTCCAAAAGAAGAAATATGTGAAAATTCTTATGCAGATTTAAAATTTTTTATTTCTCATGGAAAATATGATACTGTTATTCCTATCCATTGGGTGAAAAAAGGTTTGTCTTTTCTTAAAAATCGTCAAATACTTTCTTTACACTATAAAGAATATAACTCTGGACATGTTCTATGCGATTCTAATTATCAGGATTTAATTCATTGGATTAAAAAACATTAA